The Terriglobales bacterium genome contains the following window.
GGTGCGCTTTGAACCCTATCTCTCCTCGAAGCCGCTGGCGGACCGCATCGGGCAGGTGGCCGGCCCGCGGGACCAGGTGGCCATCTACGGCGACCAAGCGCTGGGATCGTCGCTGCTCTTCTACCTGCGGTGCCCCATCCGGCTGGTCAACGGCCGCACGACTTCCATGTGGTTCGGCTCTACCTTCCCCGATGCGCCCCCGGTCTTTTGGGACGACGACGACCTGCGGCGCGCTTGGCGCTCCGGGGAGCGCATCTTCCTCTTCGTGCCGGCGGACCGCCGGACACAGGCGGACGCCGCCCTCCCGGCGGAGCGTCACGTCATCGCCGAAAGCTCGGGGAAGGTGGTCTACAGCAACCGGCCCTGAGCCGGCCTAGGCGGGACTGTGCTCCTGGCTGCCGGCGACGGGAAGGGCGGAGGCAGGGACCATTCTGCCCTCGGCCTGAAGCTGGTAGCGCTCGCCGCGCCACTCGATGCTGGAGTCGGCGAAGCTGTAGCACCACAGCACGAAGCCCAGGAAGTCGCGCGCGGGGTAGAGCCAGAAGAAGCGCGCCGCCTCGGGATCGCGCACCACCCCCCAACCCACCGCCAGCGCCTGCAGCATGCGGTTGGCCAGCGCCGCACCCAGCAGGGCCAGCCCCAGCCACGGTTCCCCTGCCGCCAGCCCGGCCAGCAATCCCAGGATCCCGAAGGGCATGGCGAAGGTGAGGCCGGTGCCCAAGTGGCCGCGCGGGCGGGAATAGCGCGTGCTCTTCATCCAGCGCACCTGGTGGGACAAGGAGCCCGCCAGGGACCGGTTCAGGGAGAAGTGGTCGATCACGTGGTGGGAGAGGACGACCTGGTATCCGGCGGCATGGATGCGATGGCCGAGCACGTAGTCGTCGGCGCAGTAGTCGGCCAGGGCCTCGAAGCCGCCCACCTCCGCCAGGCGCTCCTTGCGCAGCGCCATGGTCGGTCCGAGAGCGAAGCGCATGCCCTCCATCAGGTTGGCGACGAGCACGCCCGAGGCCATTTCCACCGACATGCCCAGCGCCTCCAGGCGTGACCACAGCCCGCCCGCGGGTACCCCGCGATACAGGCAGGTCACCAACCCTACCCGCTCGTCCAGCAGCGGCTCCACCACCTCCCGCAGATAGCGGGGGGTGACGCGCACGTCGCTGTCGCTGATCACCAGGTAGGGATGGCCTCCCGCCGCCAGCATCTTCTCCAGGGCGCAGACCTTGGCGTTGGGATGCTCCGGCTCTCCCGCCAGCACCACCCGCACCGGGACTCGGGGATAACGCTGCCGCAGGCGTTCGACCACCTGCAGGGCAGGATCGTCGTGGTGGCGCGCGCCGAAGATGATCTCGAATTCCGGGTAGTCCTGGAGAAAGAAGCTCTCCAGGTTCTGTTCCAGGCGGGGTTCCATACCGTGGACAGGTTTCAAGACGCTGACCGGCGGCAGAGGTCCCGGACTTGCGGTGCTTCCCTGGCGCCGGAAGCGCCGCGCTCCCAGCAGCACCAGCAGGAGAAAAATCGTGCAGGTCGCCAGGCCCATCAACGCGACCAATATCAGGACGCTTCCCAGCATGCCTCTTGCTCCGCTGCTTCAGGGTATTCGCCTGCGGCCCGTCTCAAGCCCACGGCCCCGCCAGATTCCAACACGGGAGGGCGGAAGAAGTCGCTTGCCCCTGGAGAAGATTATCCACCCGACGGGGCGGACCCGGCTAGGCCGGAGCCCCGGACCCCGGCGGTGTTCCTTCAAGCCGCCGAGGCGGCCGGGCGGTCCTTCTCGATGACCTTGTGGATGCGCTCGAAGGCCCAGTCGATCTCCTCGCGGGTGATGACCAGAGGCGGAGCGATGCGGATCACGCGGTCGTGGGTCTCCTTGCATAGAATGCCCTCGTCCTTGAGGGCCTCGCAGTAGGGCCGGGCCGGGCTGCGCAACTCGATGCCGATCCACAGGCCCTTGCCGCGCACCTCGCGCAGGTCGGGGCTGGCCAGCGTGCGCAACCGTTCCATGAAGTACTCGCCCAGTTCGGC
Protein-coding sequences here:
- the hpnI gene encoding bacteriohopanetetrol glucosamine biosynthesis glycosyltransferase HpnI, giving the protein MLGSVLILVALMGLATCTIFLLLVLLGARRFRRQGSTASPGPLPPVSVLKPVHGMEPRLEQNLESFFLQDYPEFEIIFGARHHDDPALQVVERLRQRYPRVPVRVVLAGEPEHPNAKVCALEKMLAAGGHPYLVISDSDVRVTPRYLREVVEPLLDERVGLVTCLYRGVPAGGLWSRLEALGMSVEMASGVLVANLMEGMRFALGPTMALRKERLAEVGGFEALADYCADDYVLGHRIHAAGYQVVLSHHVIDHFSLNRSLAGSLSHQVRWMKSTRYSRPRGHLGTGLTFAMPFGILGLLAGLAAGEPWLGLALLGAALANRMLQALAVGWGVVRDPEAARFFWLYPARDFLGFVLWCYSFADSSIEWRGERYQLQAEGRMVPASALPVAGSQEHSPA
- a CDS encoding aminotransferase class III-fold pyridoxal phosphate-dependent enzyme; protein product: VFQPGDHGSTFGGNPLACAVARTALRVLVEEKLVERSAELGEYFMERLRTLASPDLREVRGKGLWIGIELRSPARPYCEALKDEGILCKETHDRVIRIAPPLVITREEIDWAFERIHKVIEKDRPAASAA